From Cloacibacillus sp., the proteins below share one genomic window:
- a CDS encoding LysR family transcriptional regulator encodes MDIKQLKRFLDLYETGSFTKTAENLFLSQQALSSSIITLERELGRALFERTPNGIVPTAVGDILRDLSIPLVRNFDEMTLELSARFERIKEPLFLGLAPGVLQACSPDMLFRFREANRDIELKGIESSDTACVENVLNGTADIALCPRPHDITDMEYIPVGEERIYAVVNRESPLAGRGSVSVADLRNEKLVSLNKYYEVYHKLVECCRRHGFTPEFIVESGESGILLSMVKMNMCVFICMEYITRDMDMEHCLKIPLADEDMVWKYGLVRRRGRPLSRATDRFIDFIVHHTSRN; translated from the coding sequence ATGGATATAAAACAACTGAAACGTTTTTTGGATTTGTATGAAACGGGAAGTTTTACAAAAACGGCGGAAAATCTTTTCCTCTCCCAGCAGGCCTTGAGCAGCTCCATCATCACGCTGGAAAGGGAGTTGGGGCGCGCTCTCTTTGAGCGCACGCCCAACGGCATCGTGCCTACGGCGGTGGGAGATATTCTGCGCGACCTGTCTATCCCTCTGGTGAGGAATTTTGACGAAATGACGCTGGAATTAAGCGCCCGGTTCGAGAGGATCAAGGAACCGCTTTTTCTGGGGCTCGCGCCAGGCGTTCTACAGGCCTGTTCGCCCGACATGCTCTTCCGGTTCCGCGAAGCAAACCGGGATATCGAGTTAAAAGGCATAGAAAGCTCCGATACCGCCTGCGTTGAGAACGTCTTGAACGGCACGGCCGACATTGCGCTCTGCCCCCGCCCCCATGATATTACTGATATGGAATATATTCCCGTCGGTGAGGAAAGAATTTATGCCGTGGTCAACAGGGAAAGTCCGCTGGCAGGCAGAGGGTCGGTTAGCGTTGCTGATTTAAGAAACGAAAAGCTCGTCTCTCTTAACAAGTATTATGAGGTATATCATAAGCTCGTGGAGTGCTGCCGCCGTCACGGGTTCACGCCTGAATTTATCGTCGAAAGCGGTGAAAGCGGGATATTGCTGAGCATGGTAAAGATGAACATGTGTGTCTTCATCTGTATGGAATATATCACGCGGGATATGGATATGGAGCACTGCCTCAAGATACCGCTCGCGGACGAAGATATGGTGTGGAAATATGGACTGGTCCGCCGGAGGGGCAGGCCTTTAAGTCGCGCCACTGACAGATTTATCGATTTTATCGTACATCATACCTCACGAAACTGA
- a CDS encoding YeiH family protein — protein MKMDFVRKNGYGIMLCFAIAAPAWFLGKMFPIVGGAVIAILAGMLLTIFLKDKSKVDSGIKFTSKKVLQWAVILLGFGMDLNVVLQTGRQSLPIIICTISVSLLVAYALHKTMHIPSKISMLIGVGSSICGGSAIAATAPVIDADEEEVAQAISVIFFFNVVAALVFPALGQMIGFNIASGEPFGIFAGTAVNDTSSVTATAATWDSMWNLGSATLDKAVTVKLTRTLAIIPITLILATTYARKEKEGYGGKVDMKQIFPFFILFFIAASVITTVAVSYGVSASTFGPVKELSKFFIILAMAAIGLNTNIVKLIKNGGKPILLGASCWAGITGVCLVLQSALELM, from the coding sequence ATGAAGATGGACTTTGTGAGAAAGAATGGATACGGAATTATGCTTTGCTTTGCGATCGCCGCTCCGGCCTGGTTTCTGGGAAAGATGTTTCCCATCGTCGGAGGCGCGGTCATCGCTATTTTGGCGGGGATGCTGCTGACGATATTTTTGAAGGATAAGTCAAAGGTCGATTCCGGCATCAAGTTTACCTCCAAGAAGGTGCTGCAGTGGGCCGTAATCCTGCTGGGGTTCGGAATGGACCTCAACGTCGTGTTACAGACTGGCAGGCAGTCGCTCCCGATCATTATCTGCACGATATCGGTCTCCCTGCTGGTCGCTTACGCGCTGCATAAGACGATGCACATTCCCTCGAAGATATCGATGCTGATCGGTGTCGGTTCCTCCATCTGCGGCGGCTCCGCGATCGCCGCCACGGCGCCTGTGATCGACGCCGACGAGGAGGAGGTCGCGCAGGCGATCTCAGTAATTTTCTTCTTTAACGTGGTGGCCGCGCTCGTATTCCCGGCACTTGGTCAGATGATCGGCTTTAACATCGCTTCGGGAGAGCCTTTCGGCATCTTCGCGGGTACCGCGGTCAACGATACATCTTCGGTGACGGCCACGGCCGCGACATGGGACAGTATGTGGAATCTCGGCTCGGCTACGCTGGATAAAGCCGTGACGGTAAAGCTGACGAGAACCTTGGCCATCATCCCCATCACTTTGATTTTAGCCACTACGTATGCGCGCAAGGAAAAGGAGGGCTACGGCGGCAAAGTTGACATGAAACAGATATTCCCGTTTTTTATCCTCTTCTTCATCGCCGCCTCCGTCATAACGACCGTGGCCGTAAGCTATGGCGTTTCGGCCTCCACGTTCGGCCCCGTAAAGGAGCTGAGTAAGTTCTTTATCATCCTTGCGATGGCGGCCATCGGCCTGAATACGAATATCGTCAAACTTATAAAGAACGGCGGCAAGCCTATCCTTCTGGGAGCCTCCTGCTGGGCGGGTATCACCGGGGTCTGTCTGGTCCTGCAGTCAGCGCTGGAGCTTATGTAA